From a region of the Sulfuriferula plumbiphila genome:
- a CDS encoding double zinc ribbon domain-containing protein, translating to MGLFERMLGNLMGGRFGGGHGGYQGGHHGGSKHGGYGAYPGYPQGTNPSGSNPGNPCPKCGSANAGDARFCQQCGTSLSAGKCSGCGAELPAGTQFCGQCGKPQQ from the coding sequence ATGGGATTGTTTGAACGGATGTTGGGCAATTTAATGGGCGGCAGATTCGGAGGCGGCCATGGTGGTTATCAAGGCGGTCATCACGGCGGCTCCAAACATGGCGGCTACGGTGCTTATCCAGGCTATCCGCAGGGCACTAACCCAAGTGGTAGCAATCCCGGCAATCCCTGCCCCAAGTGCGGCAGCGCCAATGCGGGCGATGCGCGCTTTTGCCAGCAATGCGGCACTTCCCTGTCGGCCGGTAAATGTTCCGGCTGCGGCGCGGAACTGCCGGCGGGCACCCAGTTTTGCGGCCAGTGCGGCAAACCCCAGCAGTAA
- a CDS encoding EexN family lipoprotein: MKKTSLLLLALVLTACEKPAPTDTVESLVANPERLKEVERLCRADHAKMGDTLCNAASEARRRRFMGNGKGKYTPQQPAPQN; this comes from the coding sequence ATGAAGAAAACCAGTTTGCTGCTGTTGGCCTTGGTTCTGACCGCCTGCGAAAAACCTGCACCGACCGACACCGTCGAATCGCTAGTCGCCAATCCCGAACGGCTCAAGGAAGTGGAACGCCTGTGCAGGGCAGATCACGCGAAGATGGGTGACACCCTCTGCAACGCGGCGAGCGAAGCACGCCGCCGACGCTTCATGGGGAACGGCAAAGGCAAATACACACCGCAGCAACCCGCGCCGCAAAACTGA
- a CDS encoding conjugal transfer protein TraG, translating into MQGTSVLFGQILAVFGIVIAGTWGATQWTAAQLDYQLRLGAPWFDLLGTPVYHPWRLFEWWYFYDAYAPDIFLRGGAIAACSGFAGAMVAIAMSVWRARQSKLVTTYGSARWALPAEIRRSGLTGPAGVFLGRKDGDYLRHEGPEHVMAFAPTRSGKGVGLVVPTLLSWPGSAVIHDIKGENWNLTAGWRSRFSHCLLFNPTDAKSAAYNPLLEVRRGMHEVRDVQNIADILVDPEGALERRNHWEKTSHALLVGAILHVLYAGDDKTLRGVANFLSDPASPFEVTLHRMMTTRHLGETPHPVVASAAREVLNKSENERSGVLSTAMSFLGLYRDPTVAEVTSRCDWRIADLIDADHPVSLYLVVPPSDISRTKPLIRLILNQIGRRLTESLDGSDGIARRHKLLLMLDEFPALGRLDFFESALAFMAGYGLRAFLIAQSLNQIDKAYGQNHSILDNCHVRITFATNDERTAKRISEALGTATELRAQRNYAGHRLAPWLGHLMVSRQETARPLLTPGEVMQLPPDDEVVMVSGHPPIKAQKIRYYLDANFKTRMQAPPQLLLGHYADVPAARHDDWTALAIPAAPILGLVLPAHGEAIDDGGRQQQPELAEVAFTPEPEHAVDDLGLLDDDDLPLPLPAQLDPRLQRTARLAALDPDDGIAL; encoded by the coding sequence ATGCAGGGAACCAGTGTGCTGTTCGGTCAGATTCTGGCGGTGTTCGGGATCGTGATCGCGGGAACGTGGGGCGCCACCCAATGGACCGCGGCACAACTGGACTACCAGCTACGCCTGGGTGCGCCGTGGTTCGACTTGCTGGGAACGCCAGTCTATCACCCATGGCGGCTGTTCGAGTGGTGGTACTTCTACGACGCCTACGCGCCCGACATTTTCCTGCGCGGCGGTGCCATCGCAGCGTGCAGCGGCTTCGCTGGCGCCATGGTGGCCATCGCCATGTCTGTGTGGCGCGCACGGCAATCCAAGCTGGTCACCACCTACGGCTCGGCGCGCTGGGCGCTGCCCGCTGAAATCCGCCGTTCCGGGCTGACCGGCCCTGCCGGCGTTTTCCTCGGCCGCAAGGACGGCGACTACCTGCGCCACGAAGGTCCCGAGCATGTGATGGCCTTCGCGCCGACGCGATCCGGCAAGGGGGTCGGCCTGGTGGTGCCAACGCTGCTTTCGTGGCCCGGCTCCGCCGTGATCCACGACATCAAAGGCGAGAACTGGAATCTGACCGCCGGTTGGCGCTCGCGCTTCTCGCATTGCCTGCTGTTCAACCCGACCGATGCGAAATCAGCCGCCTACAACCCATTGCTCGAAGTACGGCGCGGCATGCACGAAGTACGCGACGTGCAGAACATCGCCGACATCCTGGTCGATCCCGAAGGCGCGCTGGAGCGGCGCAATCACTGGGAGAAGACCTCGCATGCCCTGCTGGTCGGCGCGATCCTGCACGTGCTCTACGCCGGAGATGACAAGACGCTGCGCGGCGTCGCCAACTTCCTGTCCGATCCGGCCAGCCCCTTCGAGGTGACGCTGCACCGGATGATGACGACGCGACACCTGGGAGAAACACCGCATCCGGTGGTCGCTTCCGCCGCGCGCGAGGTTCTGAACAAGAGCGAAAACGAGCGCTCGGGTGTGCTGTCCACCGCGATGAGTTTCTTGGGGCTATACCGCGATCCCACCGTGGCCGAAGTCACCTCACGCTGCGACTGGCGTATCGCCGACTTGATTGATGCCGATCACCCGGTGTCGCTGTACCTGGTGGTACCGCCCTCGGATATCAGTCGCACCAAGCCGTTGATCCGCCTGATTCTCAACCAGATCGGCCGACGCCTGACCGAGTCACTCGATGGTTCGGACGGCATTGCTCGCCGCCACAAATTGCTGCTGATGCTCGACGAGTTTCCGGCGCTGGGACGGCTCGACTTCTTCGAATCGGCGCTGGCCTTCATGGCCGGCTACGGTCTGCGCGCCTTCCTGATTGCCCAATCTCTGAACCAGATCGACAAGGCCTACGGCCAGAACCATTCCATCCTCGATAACTGCCACGTGCGCATCACGTTCGCCACCAATGACGAACGCACCGCCAAGCGCATTTCGGAAGCCCTTGGCACCGCCACCGAATTACGCGCACAGCGCAACTACGCGGGCCACCGGCTGGCGCCGTGGCTCGGACACCTGATGGTGTCGCGCCAGGAAACCGCACGGCCGCTGCTCACGCCCGGCGAAGTCATGCAGTTGCCGCCCGACGACGAGGTGGTGATGGTGTCCGGCCATCCACCGATCAAGGCCCAGAAGATTCGCTACTACCTGGATGCGAATTTCAAGACACGCATGCAGGCTCCGCCGCAATTGCTGCTCGGGCACTACGCCGATGTACCGGCAGCGCGACACGACGACTGGACGGCGCTGGCGATCCCCGCTGCGCCGATTCTCGGCTTGGTGTTGCCTGCACACGGTGAGGCCATCGACGACGGCGGTCGCCAGCAGCAGCCAGAACTGGCCGAAGTCGCGTTCACGCCGGAGCCCGAACACGCGGTGGACGATCTGGGGCTGCTCGATGACGACGACCTGCCGCTACCCTTGCCCGCCCAACTCGATCCACGCCTGCAACGCACAGCGCGGCTGGCGGCCCTCGACCCTGACGATGGAATCGCGCTATGA
- a CDS encoding YciI family protein: MFIVLLKFSGNKGQASQFMEGHKEWIKRGFDDGVFLLAGSLQPNMGGGILAHNTSLPNLQNRVNDDPFVAEKVVSAEILEITPSKTDERLQFLLDGIDK; the protein is encoded by the coding sequence ATGTTTATCGTACTGCTTAAATTTTCTGGCAACAAAGGCCAAGCCAGCCAATTCATGGAAGGCCACAAAGAATGGATCAAACGCGGGTTTGATGATGGCGTATTTCTGTTGGCCGGTAGTCTCCAGCCCAACATGGGTGGTGGAATTTTGGCGCATAACACATCGCTGCCGAACCTTCAAAACAGGGTGAATGATGATCCGTTTGTGGCAGAAAAAGTGGTCAGCGCGGAAATTCTTGAAATCACGCCATCAAAAACAGATGAGCGTCTACAGTTTTTGCTCGACGGAATAGATAAATGA
- a CDS encoding LysR family transcriptional regulator, which yields MPGDAELELRHFRYFIAVAEELHFARAAERLHIEQSPLSRAIKDLEYDLDVQLFERTTRSTRLTWAGQVFLDEAHRVLSTLEQAIASTKAAATGYRGTLRIALSDSIDPLRLAALLAQCREEEPDVEIRLFEVPLAEQVKGLRGGLYDAGFAQAAEAGEAIVVQPVWNDPLVIAVPARHPLLAHKRIPLAELIRYPLVLCHPEICEGCYRQIERILRTVDAEPVVAEHAATFDLMMTLVAAGYGLSFANESHMMICRHPEVVARPLAGRPLMLTTYLLRLNTESSEPLSRFAARVVAAENSNSSAET from the coding sequence ATGCCGGGGGACGCTGAATTGGAACTGCGCCATTTTCGCTACTTTATCGCCGTGGCCGAGGAACTGCACTTCGCTCGCGCGGCCGAGCGGCTGCATATCGAACAGTCACCACTGTCGCGGGCGATCAAGGATCTGGAGTACGATTTGGACGTGCAACTGTTCGAACGCACTACTCGCAGCACCCGTTTGACCTGGGCCGGACAAGTATTCCTGGACGAAGCTCACCGCGTGCTGTCCACGCTGGAACAGGCTATCGCCAGCACTAAGGCGGCCGCCACCGGCTATCGCGGCACGCTGCGCATCGCGCTGTCCGACAGCATTGATCCACTGCGGCTTGCTGCCCTACTGGCACAGTGTCGCGAGGAGGAACCCGATGTCGAAATCCGCCTGTTCGAGGTTCCCTTGGCGGAGCAGGTGAAAGGCCTGCGTGGCGGTCTGTATGACGCTGGATTCGCCCAAGCGGCCGAGGCCGGCGAAGCCATCGTCGTTCAGCCCGTGTGGAACGATCCGCTGGTGATCGCCGTTCCGGCGCGTCATCCGCTGCTGGCGCACAAACGTATTCCATTGGCGGAATTGATCCGCTACCCGCTGGTGCTTTGCCACCCGGAAATTTGCGAAGGCTGTTACCGGCAGATCGAGCGCATCTTGCGCACTGTCGATGCAGAACCTGTCGTGGCCGAACATGCGGCGACCTTCGACCTGATGATGACGCTGGTTGCCGCTGGCTACGGACTCAGCTTTGCCAACGAGTCCCACATGATGATCTGCCGTCACCCGGAGGTCGTGGCTCGCCCGCTGGCGGGGCGACCCCTAATGTTGACCACCTACTTGCTGCGGCTCAACACGGAATCCTCCGAACCACTGAGCCGCTTCGCCGCCCGAGTGGTTGCCGCAGAGAACTCGAATTCAAGCGCGGAGACATGA
- a CDS encoding alkene reductase, whose product MSADLFEPFQLGDLTLTNRMVMAPMTRNRADENGVVLPMMVTYYQQRASAGLIVTESAPVSPEGVGYPFTPGIYTDAQAASWLRVTDAVHSAGGHVFVQLQHCGRISHPSLLPNNAAPVGPSALRPTGQAVTYTGMQDFVTPRALDTREIPGIVAQFQRGAEMAKRAGFDGMEVHGANGYIIDQFLRDGSNRRTDAYGGSVQNRMRLLNEILDAVCAVWPARRVGVRLSPENSFNSMSDSDPQAHFGYFTEQLSPRGLAYMHVLEGDMMTKAGALDYRALRSRFAGPYIANNGYDLVRAQTAVRSGAADLVAFGIPFLANPDLVRRYRENLPLNATDPSTFYGGGAAGYTDYPLYRGEETWA is encoded by the coding sequence ATGTCCGCAGACTTGTTCGAGCCATTCCAGTTGGGTGACCTGACACTCACCAACCGGATGGTCATGGCGCCGATGACGCGTAATCGCGCCGATGAAAACGGCGTCGTACTTCCCATGATGGTGACCTACTATCAACAACGTGCCAGCGCCGGTCTGATCGTTACCGAGTCCGCCCCCGTCTCACCAGAGGGCGTGGGCTATCCCTTCACCCCGGGGATTTACACTGATGCCCAGGCGGCAAGCTGGCTCCGCGTGACCGATGCGGTGCATTCGGCCGGTGGCCATGTCTTTGTTCAGCTGCAGCACTGCGGACGGATTTCCCACCCGAGCTTGCTGCCAAACAACGCCGCACCCGTAGGTCCATCGGCGTTGCGCCCGACGGGGCAGGCAGTCACCTACACCGGCATGCAGGATTTCGTGACGCCGCGCGCACTCGATACCCGCGAAATTCCAGGTATCGTGGCGCAATTCCAGCGCGGCGCAGAGATGGCCAAGCGCGCAGGCTTCGACGGCATGGAAGTACATGGCGCCAACGGCTATATCATCGACCAGTTTCTGCGCGACGGCAGTAACCGCCGCACCGACGCGTATGGCGGCAGCGTGCAGAACCGCATGCGCCTATTGAACGAAATCCTCGATGCGGTGTGCGCGGTGTGGCCGGCGCGACGTGTGGGCGTGCGCTTAAGCCCCGAGAACAGTTTTAACTCGATGTCGGATTCCGATCCGCAAGCGCACTTCGGCTATTTCACCGAGCAGTTAAGTCCGCGTGGGCTGGCCTATATGCATGTGCTCGAAGGTGACATGATGACGAAGGCCGGCGCACTGGATTATCGTGCCTTGCGCTCGCGGTTTGCAGGTCCATATATCGCCAACAACGGGTACGACTTGGTGCGCGCCCAAACCGCAGTACGTAGTGGCGCCGCAGACCTAGTTGCTTTCGGAATTCCGTTCTTGGCCAATCCCGACCTGGTACGCCGTTATCGGGAGAACCTGCCGTTAAACGCGACCGATCCATCCACTTTCTACGGAGGAGGCGCGGCAGGGTATACCGACTATCCTTTGTATCGTGGCGAGGAAACTTGGGCGTGA
- a CDS encoding CopG family transcriptional regulator, which produces MSRTRLNLFIEPEHAKRLDELATMKGLSKSSIIAAALASFLSPDSGDQREAAIAKRLDRLSRQLDKLERDQNILIETLALYVRYFLTVSTPVPEAHQEAARAQGRARFEQFVEQLGRHLLRGRSLVKDVVEEIQPDRSQFFGQQENANTVSSTDEPGVPS; this is translated from the coding sequence ATGAGCCGCACCCGCCTGAACCTATTCATCGAACCCGAGCACGCCAAACGGCTCGACGAGCTGGCGACCATGAAGGGCTTGTCCAAGTCTTCGATCATCGCCGCTGCGCTGGCCTCGTTCCTGTCACCCGATTCCGGCGACCAGCGCGAAGCGGCTATCGCCAAGCGCTTGGATCGCTTGTCTCGCCAGCTCGACAAGCTGGAGCGCGACCAGAACATCCTCATCGAGACGCTGGCGCTCTACGTGCGCTACTTCCTCACCGTCAGCACACCGGTGCCGGAAGCGCATCAGGAAGCGGCACGCGCCCAGGGCCGCGCGCGCTTCGAGCAGTTCGTCGAACAGCTCGGCCGGCATCTGCTGCGCGGGCGCAGCCTGGTCAAGGATGTGGTCGAGGAAATCCAGCCCGATCGGAGCCAGTTCTTCGGCCAGCAGGAAAACGCCAATACCGTGTCGTCAACAGACGAACCGGGAGTACCGTCATGA
- a CDS encoding TetR/AcrR family transcriptional regulator, translated as MRDKTTRDHIIEAADQLFYQQGYEHTSFSDIANAVQISRGNFYHHFKSKDEILDAVINVRLANTRKMLEQWEIKGEKPEDRIRSFIHILIMNRAKIKCYGCPVGTLCGELAKLNHPLQAEANKLFTLFRTWLRRQFTLLGRKADADELAMRLLARSQGVATLANAFHDERFVKQEVKQMDEWLRSCTESAARNAHDEYGAGERVRRKS; from the coding sequence ATGAGAGATAAGACAACCCGTGATCATATTATTGAAGCGGCTGATCAGTTGTTTTATCAGCAAGGCTACGAGCACACTTCGTTCTCGGATATCGCGAATGCCGTACAGATCTCGCGCGGCAATTTTTACCATCACTTCAAATCCAAGGATGAAATTCTGGATGCCGTGATCAATGTGCGTCTGGCGAATACCCGGAAGATGTTGGAGCAGTGGGAGATCAAAGGGGAAAAACCCGAGGATCGCATCCGCAGCTTTATCCATATTCTGATCATGAACCGGGCCAAAATAAAATGTTACGGCTGCCCGGTTGGCACGCTGTGCGGTGAGCTCGCGAAGTTAAATCATCCCTTACAAGCCGAGGCAAACAAGTTATTTACGCTATTTAGAACCTGGTTGCGCAGGCAATTCACGCTGCTAGGCCGCAAGGCAGATGCTGATGAGCTGGCGATGCGTCTTCTCGCCCGCAGCCAGGGTGTCGCCACGCTGGCAAATGCCTTTCACGATGAGAGATTCGTCAAACAGGAGGTCAAGCAGATGGACGAATGGCTGAGATCGTGCACTGAAAGCGCCGCGCGCAATGCACACGACGAGTATGGGGCGGGAGAGCGCGTAAGACGCAAAAGCTGA
- a CDS encoding heavy metal translocating P-type ATPase, which yields MAEKLKLDLSLVLPDVADERDACVGRLTRLLQAEGLEKVHLVSEDGGTRLCLHYDPQQFSVSRVRELAQAAGAKLGNHYRHESLRIDGMDCPTCATVIEHALSRMDGVLEASVSYAAERLRLEYDSEKIERPAIVRRIRALGYAVLEEGREAGWFAEHRELIFSGVAGLLLLAGWLAGLAGTPRALSLGLLLGAYAAGGFYTLRDAWQSLKSRSFDIDTLMIVAAAGAAALGAWEEGALLLFLFSLGHALEHMAMDRARKAIESLAELAPKIALVQRDGAEVEVRVEELLRGDRVIVKPGSRIPADGQVATGNSAVDQSPVTGESMPVDKQPGDKVFAGTVNGEGALIVEVTRLARESTLARMVTMVAEAQTQKSPTQRFTDRFERIFVPVVLVGVTLLIVLPPLFGFPFAESFYRAMAVLVAASPCALAIATPSAVLSGIARAARGGVLIKGGAHLENLGVLTAIAFDKTGTLTVGKPKVTDVVAFSGSEDELLKIAAAVESRSAHPLAQAVVAEATRRGLAWGEAAAVEAVTGKGLRAEFDGKKVAIGNARLFDGEALPEAVQQHTERLQTEGKTIMLVQADGQFLGVLGLADTPREGVKQVLERLRRIGIRKTIMLTGDSERVGRAIANVVGLDEVQAGLLPEDKVKAMEELGQRYRQVAMVGDGVNDAPAMARATVGIAMGGAGTDVALETADVALMADDLSKLPFAVALSRASRRIIRQNLWVSLGVVALLIPATLFGWAGIGVAVLIHEGSTLVVVINALRLLAYEDQASASA from the coding sequence ATGGCCGAAAAACTTAAACTGGACTTGTCCCTGGTCTTGCCGGATGTCGCTGATGAGCGCGACGCCTGCGTGGGGCGGCTGACTAGATTGCTGCAGGCCGAGGGCTTGGAAAAGGTACACCTGGTCAGCGAAGACGGCGGCACCCGCCTTTGCCTGCACTACGACCCGCAGCAGTTCAGCGTGAGCCGGGTGCGCGAGCTGGCGCAAGCGGCCGGGGCCAAGCTCGGCAACCACTATCGTCACGAGAGCCTGCGTATCGACGGCATGGACTGCCCTACCTGCGCCACGGTGATCGAGCACGCGCTGTCGCGCATGGACGGCGTGCTGGAAGCCTCCGTGAGCTACGCCGCAGAACGGCTGCGCCTGGAGTACGACAGCGAGAAAATTGAGCGTCCAGCAATTGTCCGTCGCATCCGGGCGCTCGGTTATGCCGTGCTGGAGGAAGGCCGCGAGGCCGGATGGTTCGCCGAGCATCGGGAGCTCATTTTCAGCGGCGTGGCCGGCCTGCTGTTGCTGGCGGGCTGGCTGGCGGGTCTCGCCGGCACGCCGCGCGCCCTCTCGCTCGGCCTGTTGCTGGGCGCCTACGCGGCGGGTGGCTTCTATACCCTGCGCGACGCCTGGCAGAGTTTGAAGAGCCGCAGCTTCGACATCGACACCCTGATGATCGTCGCGGCGGCCGGGGCGGCGGCGCTTGGCGCCTGGGAGGAAGGCGCGCTGCTGCTGTTCCTGTTCAGCCTGGGTCATGCGCTGGAACACATGGCCATGGACCGCGCGCGCAAGGCTATCGAATCGCTGGCAGAACTGGCGCCCAAGATCGCACTGGTGCAGCGGGATGGCGCGGAAGTCGAAGTGCGGGTGGAGGAATTGCTGCGTGGCGACCGGGTGATCGTCAAGCCCGGCAGCCGCATCCCCGCCGACGGCCAGGTGGCGACCGGCAACTCGGCGGTGGACCAGTCGCCGGTCACCGGCGAATCCATGCCGGTGGACAAGCAGCCGGGCGACAAGGTATTCGCCGGCACGGTCAACGGCGAGGGCGCGCTCATTGTCGAAGTCACCCGGCTGGCGCGCGAAAGCACGCTGGCGCGCATGGTCACGATGGTGGCCGAGGCGCAGACGCAGAAATCGCCCACGCAACGCTTCACCGACCGATTCGAGCGGATCTTCGTGCCCGTCGTGCTGGTGGGCGTTACATTGCTTATCGTGCTGCCGCCGCTGTTCGGCTTCCCCTTCGCCGAATCCTTTTACCGCGCCATGGCGGTGCTGGTGGCGGCCTCCCCGTGCGCGCTCGCCATCGCCACCCCGTCGGCGGTGCTGTCCGGCATTGCGCGTGCCGCGCGCGGCGGCGTGCTAATCAAGGGCGGCGCGCATCTGGAAAATCTCGGCGTGCTCACCGCCATCGCCTTCGACAAGACCGGCACCCTGACCGTCGGCAAGCCCAAGGTGACCGACGTCGTTGCCTTCAGCGGGAGCGAGGACGAATTGCTGAAAATCGCCGCCGCCGTGGAAAGCCGCAGCGCCCATCCGCTGGCGCAGGCGGTGGTGGCGGAGGCGACGCGGCGCGGCTTAGCCTGGGGCGAAGCGGCGGCGGTGGAAGCCGTGACCGGCAAGGGGCTGCGCGCCGAATTCGACGGCAAAAAGGTCGCCATCGGCAACGCCAGGCTGTTTGACGGCGAAGCCCTCCCCGAAGCGGTTCAGCAACACACAGAACGCCTCCAGACGGAAGGAAAAACCATCATGCTGGTCCAGGCGGACGGGCAATTCCTGGGTGTATTGGGTCTGGCCGATACCCCGCGCGAAGGCGTGAAGCAGGTACTAGAACGACTGCGCCGGATCGGCATCCGCAAGACCATCATGCTCACCGGCGACAGCGAACGCGTGGGCCGTGCCATTGCAAATGTGGTGGGCCTAGACGAAGTGCAAGCGGGCCTGTTGCCGGAAGACAAGGTCAAAGCCATGGAGGAACTCGGGCAGCGCTACAGGCAGGTGGCCATGGTCGGCGATGGGGTCAACGACGCCCCGGCCATGGCGCGCGCCACGGTCGGGATCGCCATGGGCGGCGCCGGCACCGATGTGGCGCTGGAAACCGCGGACGTGGCGCTGATGGCCGACGATCTTTCCAAGCTGCCCTTTGCCGTGGCCTTGAGCCGTGCGTCAAGGCGCATCATTCGCCAGAACCTGTGGGTGTCGCTGGGCGTGGTGGCATTGTTGATTCCTGCCACCCTGTTTGGCTGGGCCGGGATCGGCGTGGCAGTATTGATACACGAGGGTTCGACCTTAGTCGTCGTGATCAATGCCTTACGTCTGCTGGCCTACGAGGATCAGGCAAGCGCTTCTGCCTGA
- a CDS encoding DNA-3-methyladenine glycosylase I: MSTTIVGPDGKSRCRWCGAAPEFLAYHDSEWGFPVSDDHRLFEKLSLEGFQSGLSWRTILVKRENFRAAFHDFDFNRIARFTQPDIDRLLKNEGIVRHRGKIEAVVNNARQARELVKREGSLAAFVWRYEPDTKQLAEPQTASTSVESLALSKDLKKLGWKFIGPTTVYAFMQAMGLINDHVADCVIRAKVERARKSFRRPGR, from the coding sequence ATGAGCACGACGATTGTCGGTCCAGACGGCAAATCACGTTGTCGCTGGTGTGGTGCCGCGCCGGAGTTTCTAGCCTACCACGACAGCGAATGGGGCTTTCCGGTCAGCGATGATCATCGCTTATTCGAGAAATTGAGTCTGGAGGGTTTTCAATCCGGACTGAGCTGGCGCACTATCCTCGTCAAGCGCGAAAATTTCCGTGCCGCCTTCCATGATTTCGATTTCAACAGGATAGCGCGCTTTACCCAACCCGACATTGATCGTCTGCTCAAGAACGAAGGGATCGTCCGCCACCGAGGTAAGATTGAGGCGGTCGTCAATAATGCGCGACAGGCCCGGGAACTCGTCAAACGGGAAGGCTCGCTGGCAGCCTTCGTCTGGCGTTACGAACCAGACACGAAGCAACTTGCGGAACCGCAGACTGCCTCGACCTCGGTGGAATCGCTTGCTTTGTCGAAGGATTTGAAAAAACTAGGCTGGAAATTCATCGGCCCCACCACGGTGTATGCCTTCATGCAAGCCATGGGGCTTATCAACGATCATGTCGCGGACTGCGTGATCAGGGCCAAAGTTGAGCGCGCACGCAAGAGTTTCAGACGACCCGGACGCTGA